The following proteins are encoded in a genomic region of Streptomyces gobiensis:
- a CDS encoding proline dehydrogenase family protein, translating to MLGPVLLAAARSDSIRRIVSAAPVTRTVVDRFVAGERLDESLAVVRSLTGRGLEVTLDHLGEDITDRSEALRSRDAYLALARALKGEGLGVRAEMSVKLSAFGQALPGGHDIAYENVLPVVEAAAEAGTTVTLDMEDHTTVDSTLAILTELRKRFPQTGAVVQSYLFRTEDDCHALAGEGSRVRLVKGAYKEPAGVAFQDKREVDRAYVRCLKILMAGKGYPMIGSHDPRMVAITQELARRFGRKQDEYEFQMLYGIREAEQRRLVAEGNRMRVYVPYGTDWYAYFMRRLAERPANLAFFLRSLATRG from the coding sequence GTGCTGGGTCCTGTGCTTCTCGCTGCCGCGCGCAGCGACAGCATCCGCCGTATCGTCTCGGCCGCACCGGTCACCCGCACCGTGGTGGACCGGTTTGTCGCGGGGGAGCGGCTGGATGAGTCTCTGGCGGTGGTGCGCTCGCTGACCGGCCGTGGCCTGGAGGTCACCCTCGATCACCTCGGCGAGGACATCACCGACCGCAGCGAGGCGCTGCGGTCCCGCGACGCCTATCTCGCGCTCGCCAGGGCTCTCAAGGGCGAGGGCCTGGGCGTACGAGCTGAGATGTCGGTGAAGCTGAGCGCCTTCGGGCAGGCGCTGCCCGGTGGCCATGACATCGCCTACGAGAACGTCCTGCCGGTCGTTGAGGCCGCGGCCGAGGCGGGCACGACCGTTACGCTGGATATGGAGGACCACACCACGGTCGACTCCACCCTGGCCATCCTGACCGAGCTCCGGAAGCGTTTCCCGCAGACCGGTGCCGTCGTTCAGTCCTACCTCTTCCGGACCGAGGACGACTGCCACGCACTGGCGGGGGAAGGCTCGCGGGTGCGGCTGGTGAAGGGTGCGTACAAGGAGCCGGCCGGGGTTGCCTTCCAGGACAAACGAGAGGTCGACCGGGCGTACGTCCGCTGCCTGAAGATCCTGATGGCGGGCAAGGGGTACCCCATGATCGGCTCGCATGACCCGCGGATGGTGGCCATCACGCAGGAGCTCGCACGCCGCTTCGGCCGTAAACAGGACGAGTACGAGTTCCAGATGCTGTACGGCATCCGCGAGGCCGAGCAGCGGCGGCTCGTGGCGGAGGGGAACCGGATGCGCGTCTATGTCCCTTACGGCACCGACTGGTACGCGTACTTCATGCGACGGCTTGCCGAGCGCCCCGCCAACCTCGCCTTCTTCCTGCGCTCGCTGGCCACCCGTGGGTAA
- the pruA gene encoding L-glutamate gamma-semialdehyde dehydrogenase, with protein sequence MDAVTQVPAPYNEPVHTYAPGSAERARLEKKLKELSENPIELPMTINGEKRMGGGERFDVVQPHNHKAVLGTYANATREDAQDAIDAALAAAPAWRAMSFDDRAAIILKAAELLSGPWRETIAASTMLGQSKTIQQAEIDAPCELIDFWRFNVHFARELLQEQPPIQPKGVWNRLDHRPLEGFVYAITPFNFTAIAGNLPTAPALMGNVVVWKPSPTQTHAAVLLMELLEEAGLPKGVINLVTGDGYEVSEVALPHPELAGIHFTGSTKTFQHLWSEVGKNLPGYRSYPRIVGETGGKDFIVAHPTADPAILKTAITRGAFEYQGQKCSAASRAYIPRSIWESGFKDELVAETESLPMGDVSDLSNFIGAVIDDRAFAKSKAAIDRAKADPSCEIVAGGTYDDSVGYFVRPTVIECSDAENEVFKKEYFGPIIAVHVYEDAKFDEMLEQMESASAYALTGAVLAKDRQVLAKASEKLRFAAGNFYLNDRPTGSIVGQQPFGGARASGTNDKAGSKFNLLRWISPRAIKETQVAPTDYRYPHMT encoded by the coding sequence ATGGACGCTGTGACCCAGGTCCCCGCCCCGTACAACGAGCCGGTGCACACCTACGCACCCGGCAGTGCGGAGCGCGCTCGCCTTGAGAAGAAGCTCAAGGAGCTGTCCGAGAACCCCATTGAGCTCCCCATGACCATCAACGGGGAGAAGCGGATGGGTGGCGGTGAGCGCTTCGACGTCGTACAGCCGCACAACCACAAGGCCGTACTGGGCACCTACGCCAACGCCACCCGCGAGGACGCCCAGGACGCGATTGACGCCGCGCTGGCCGCTGCCCCGGCCTGGCGTGCGATGTCCTTCGACGACCGCGCGGCCATCATCCTCAAGGCCGCCGAGCTGCTGTCCGGCCCATGGCGCGAGACGATCGCCGCCTCCACCATGCTGGGCCAGTCCAAGACCATCCAGCAGGCGGAGATCGACGCCCCCTGTGAGCTGATCGACTTCTGGCGCTTCAATGTGCACTTCGCGCGTGAGCTGCTGCAGGAGCAGCCGCCCATCCAGCCGAAGGGCGTCTGGAACCGCCTTGACCACCGCCCGCTGGAGGGCTTCGTCTACGCGATTACGCCCTTCAACTTCACCGCGATCGCGGGCAACCTGCCCACCGCACCGGCGCTGATGGGCAATGTGGTCGTGTGGAAGCCGTCGCCGACCCAGACCCACGCCGCCGTGCTCCTGATGGAGCTCCTGGAGGAGGCGGGCCTGCCCAAGGGCGTCATCAACCTGGTGACGGGCGATGGCTATGAGGTCTCCGAGGTCGCCCTGCCGCACCCGGAGCTGGCGGGCATCCACTTCACCGGCTCCACCAAGACCTTCCAGCACCTGTGGTCAGAGGTCGGTAAGAACCTCCCGGGCTACCGTTCCTACCCGCGCATCGTCGGTGAGACCGGCGGCAAGGACTTCATCGTCGCCCACCCGACCGCCGACCCGGCGATCCTGAAAACCGCCATCACCCGTGGCGCCTTTGAGTACCAGGGCCAGAAGTGCTCGGCCGCCTCGCGGGCCTACATCCCGCGCTCCATCTGGGAGAGCGGCTTCAAGGACGAGCTGGTGGCCGAGACGGAGAGCCTCCCCATGGGAGATGTCTCCGACCTCTCGAACTTCATCGGCGCCGTGATCGACGACCGTGCCTTCGCCAAGAGCAAGGCGGCGATCGACCGGGCCAAGGCGGACCCGAGCTGCGAGATCGTCGCGGGCGGTACCTACGACGACTCCGTCGGCTACTTCGTCCGTCCGACGGTGATCGAGTGCTCCGACGCGGAGAACGAGGTCTTCAAGAAGGAGTACTTCGGCCCGATCATCGCGGTGCATGTCTATGAGGACGCGAAGTTCGACGAGATGCTGGAGCAGATGGAGTCGGCCTCCGCCTACGCCCTGACCGGCGCCGTCCTCGCCAAGGACCGGCAGGTACTCGCCAAGGCCTCCGAGAAGCTCCGCTTCGCCGCGGGCAACTTCTATCTGAACGACCGCCCCACCGGCTCCATCGTGGGCCAGCAGCCCTTCGGCGGCGCGCGTGCCTCCGGCACGAACGACAAGGCGGGCTCGAAGTTCAACCTGCTCCGCTGGATCTCGCCGCGCGCCATCAAGGAGACCCAGGTGGCCCCGACGGACTACCGGTACCCCCACATGACGTAG
- a CDS encoding HAD family hydrolase — MPIRAVLWDVDDTLFDYTGSDRAGALRHLTDEGLLTQYASAEAALERWRVVMEEQFARFLAGELGFMEHRRERARGFLGKTMSDAEADAWFGRYIAHYEAAWTLFPDVVPALDALADGYRHGVLSNSSAVNQERKLRALGIRDRFEVLVCADEIRCAKPAAEAFQAACTAMGLAPGEVAYVGDQLDTDAQGAEAAGLLGVWLDRTCTGGGERAGRITDLAELPAVLAKSAPLPSGLRLR, encoded by the coding sequence GTGCCGATCCGAGCCGTGCTGTGGGATGTCGACGACACCCTTTTCGATTACACCGGGTCCGACCGGGCGGGGGCCCTGCGCCATCTCACGGATGAGGGGCTGCTCACCCAGTACGCCTCGGCGGAGGCCGCGCTGGAGCGGTGGCGGGTGGTGATGGAAGAACAGTTCGCCCGCTTCCTCGCGGGGGAGCTGGGCTTTATGGAACATCGCAGGGAGCGCGCGCGAGGCTTTCTCGGTAAGACGATGTCGGACGCGGAGGCCGACGCGTGGTTTGGGCGGTATATCGCGCACTACGAGGCGGCGTGGACGCTCTTCCCCGATGTGGTCCCCGCCCTGGACGCGCTCGCTGACGGCTACCGCCATGGGGTGCTGTCCAACTCCTCGGCCGTGAACCAGGAGCGCAAGCTGCGCGCCCTTGGCATCCGGGACCGCTTTGAGGTGCTGGTCTGCGCCGATGAGATCCGGTGCGCCAAGCCCGCCGCCGAGGCCTTCCAGGCGGCCTGTACAGCGATGGGTCTGGCGCCGGGTGAGGTCGCGTATGTGGGCGATCAGCTCGACACCGACGCCCAAGGGGCCGAGGCGGCGGGGCTGCTGGGGGTCTGGCTGGACCGTACGTGCACCGGCGGGGGTGAGCGGGCGGGCCGGATCACCGATCTTGCTGAGCTGCCCGCGGTGCTGGCCAAGTCAGCACCGCTTCCGAGTGGCCTTCGTCTCAGATAG
- a CDS encoding 3-isopropylmalate dehydrogenase, which produces MARSINLAVIPGDGIGQEVVSQGLKVLSAALPQDVKLESKEYDLGARRWHATGETLPDAELEQLKAHDAILLGAIGDPSVPSGVLERGMLLKLRFAFDHYVNLRPSKLFPNTATPLAGRPEIHFVVVREGTEGPYVGNGGSLRTGTPAEVATEVSLNTAYGVERVVRDAYERANARPRKKLTLVHKNNVLVYAGHLWKNIFDRVGQEYPEVTTDYLHVDAATIFLVNDPARFDVIVTDNLFGDILTDLAAAITGGIGLAASGNINPAGDFPSMFEPVHGSAPDIAGTGKADPTATILSVALLLRHLGYDAEAARIEDAVTADLAGRDGAAPRTTDEIGDALAVRVAS; this is translated from the coding sequence ATGGCGCGCAGCATCAATCTCGCAGTGATTCCCGGCGACGGTATCGGCCAGGAGGTCGTGTCCCAGGGCCTGAAGGTCCTCTCCGCGGCACTTCCCCAGGACGTCAAGCTGGAGAGCAAGGAGTACGACCTCGGTGCCAGGCGCTGGCACGCCACGGGGGAGACTCTTCCGGATGCTGAGCTGGAGCAGCTCAAGGCGCATGACGCCATCCTGCTGGGCGCCATCGGAGACCCGTCCGTGCCCTCCGGGGTGCTGGAGCGCGGGATGCTGCTGAAGCTGCGCTTCGCCTTCGACCACTACGTCAATCTGCGCCCCTCGAAGCTCTTCCCCAATACGGCCACCCCGCTGGCGGGCCGCCCGGAGATCCACTTTGTCGTCGTCCGGGAGGGCACCGAGGGCCCGTACGTTGGCAACGGTGGCAGCCTGCGCACCGGTACCCCCGCCGAGGTGGCCACCGAAGTCAGCCTTAACACCGCCTATGGGGTGGAGCGGGTGGTGCGCGACGCGTACGAGCGGGCCAACGCCCGGCCGCGTAAGAAGCTGACCCTGGTACACAAGAACAACGTCCTCGTCTACGCCGGGCACCTGTGGAAGAACATCTTCGACCGGGTCGGCCAGGAGTACCCCGAGGTCACCACCGACTATCTGCATGTCGACGCCGCGACGATCTTCCTGGTGAACGACCCCGCGCGCTTCGATGTGATCGTCACCGACAACCTCTTCGGTGACATCCTCACCGACCTCGCCGCCGCCATCACCGGCGGCATCGGCCTCGCCGCCTCCGGCAACATCAACCCGGCCGGGGACTTCCCGTCGATGTTCGAGCCGGTGCACGGCTCCGCCCCGGACATCGCGGGCACCGGCAAGGCCGACCCCACCGCGACGATCCTCTCCGTCGCGCTGCTGCTGCGGCACCTGGGCTACGACGCCGAGGCCGCCCGTATCGAGGACGCGGTCACCGCGGACCTCGCCGGGCGGGACGGCGCCGCGCCACGCACCACCGATGAGATCGGTGACGCCCTCGCGGTACGAGTAGCGAGCTAG
- a CDS encoding branched-chain amino acid aminotransferase — protein MTTPRIDFDLKPSAQPLADAEREAVLAKPGFGRHFTDHMVTIKWTEGRGWHDAQLEPYAPLQMDPANMTLHYAQSIFEGLKAYRQDDGSVAVFRPDANARRFQNSARRLAMPELPVETFIEACDLLIQQDKAWVPGVGEESLYLRPFMFASEVGLGVKPANEYLFMVIASPAGPYFPGGIKPVSVWLSEEYVRAAPGGTGEAKCAGNYAASLVAQAEAAAHGCDQVVWLDAIERRWIEEMGGMNLYFVQGSGADAKVMTPELTGTLLPGITRDSLLKIAADMGYATEEIRISTDDWREGNASGAITEVFACGTAAVITPVGSVKSARGEWTVGDGQPGEITMKLREALLAIQNGRAADPHGWMHRLG, from the coding sequence ATGACGACGCCCCGTATCGACTTCGACCTCAAGCCCTCCGCTCAGCCGCTGGCGGACGCGGAGCGTGAGGCGGTGCTCGCCAAACCCGGCTTCGGCCGCCACTTCACGGACCACATGGTCACCATCAAGTGGACCGAGGGACGTGGCTGGCACGACGCGCAGCTTGAGCCGTACGCGCCGCTGCAGATGGACCCGGCGAATATGACGCTGCACTACGCGCAGTCGATTTTCGAAGGGCTGAAGGCCTACCGTCAGGACGATGGCTCGGTCGCCGTCTTCCGCCCGGACGCCAACGCCAGGCGCTTCCAGAACTCCGCCCGTCGCCTTGCCATGCCCGAACTGCCCGTCGAGACGTTCATCGAGGCCTGCGATCTGCTCATCCAGCAGGACAAGGCATGGGTCCCGGGTGTCGGCGAGGAGTCCCTCTATCTGCGCCCCTTCATGTTCGCCAGCGAAGTCGGTCTCGGCGTCAAGCCCGCCAACGAATACCTCTTCATGGTGATCGCCTCACCCGCCGGCCCCTACTTCCCCGGCGGCATCAAGCCGGTCTCCGTCTGGCTCTCCGAGGAGTACGTCCGTGCCGCCCCCGGTGGCACCGGCGAGGCCAAGTGCGCGGGCAACTACGCCGCCTCCCTGGTCGCCCAGGCCGAGGCTGCCGCGCACGGCTGCGATCAGGTGGTCTGGCTGGACGCGATCGAGCGCCGCTGGATCGAGGAAATGGGCGGCATGAACCTGTACTTCGTGCAGGGCAGCGGTGCGGATGCCAAGGTCATGACCCCGGAGCTGACCGGCACCCTGCTTCCGGGGATCACCCGTGACTCGCTGCTGAAGATCGCCGCTGATATGGGCTACGCGACCGAGGAGATCCGTATCTCCACCGACGACTGGCGTGAGGGCAACGCCAGCGGGGCCATCACCGAGGTCTTCGCCTGCGGTACCGCGGCCGTTATCACCCCGGTCGGCTCGGTGAAGTCGGCCCGCGGCGAGTGGACGGTCGGCGACGGTCAGCCCGGCGAGATCACCATGAAACTCCGCGAGGCACTGCTCGCCATCCAGAACGGCCGCGCGGCGGACCCGCACGGCTGGATGCACAGACTCGGCTGA